A region from the Arthrobacter gengyunqii genome encodes:
- a CDS encoding GAF and ANTAR domain-containing protein, translating to MSSDNFSARLPSAGDGSKHSAAETTELIDAARAAQAETGKDYSGLLQDMLLETSDVEGFLEDLTRLTVDTLAAPGQELFSGVTLLRPGSAGTVASDSEESRRMDEVQYRFGTGPCLEAARTNSTVVVRDITTDPRWDEYAKAIAGYGLKSILGVPIPLDNDARCGLNVYAREPDAFTDEMIRAAEEFARGASKSLRLAMRITQLDESRENLKAAMGSRTTIDLAVGIIMAQNRCSQEAAIGILKAASSARNVKLRDIAASVVASVGEKEPKTHFVD from the coding sequence ATGTCCAGCGACAATTTTTCTGCCCGGCTCCCTTCTGCAGGGGACGGGAGCAAACATTCTGCCGCAGAAACAACAGAACTGATCGATGCCGCGCGGGCAGCACAGGCCGAGACTGGAAAAGATTACTCCGGCCTGTTGCAGGACATGCTCCTGGAAACAAGCGACGTGGAGGGTTTTCTCGAGGATCTGACCCGCCTGACCGTTGACACCCTGGCCGCTCCCGGGCAGGAGCTGTTTTCCGGTGTCACGCTTCTGCGGCCGGGCAGCGCCGGCACGGTGGCCAGTGACAGCGAGGAGTCCCGGCGCATGGATGAGGTCCAGTACCGGTTCGGCACCGGTCCCTGCTTGGAAGCAGCCCGCACCAACAGCACGGTTGTAGTGCGAGACATCACCACGGACCCGAGGTGGGACGAGTACGCCAAAGCGATCGCCGGATATGGCCTGAAATCGATTCTGGGCGTTCCAATTCCCCTGGACAATGACGCCCGGTGCGGACTGAACGTGTATGCGCGGGAACCGGATGCCTTCACCGACGAGATGATCCGCGCCGCTGAAGAGTTTGCCCGCGGCGCCTCCAAATCCCTGCGGCTCGCTATGCGCATTACCCAGCTGGACGAGAGCAGGGAAAACCTCAAAGCAGCCATGGGGTCACGCACCACGATCGACCTGGCCGTGGGAATCATCATGGCCCAAAACAGGTGCAGCCAGGAGGCCGCCATCGGTATCCTCAAAGCGGCTTCGAGTGCGCGGAACGTAAAACTGCGCGACATTGCCGCCTCCGTTGTTGCCTCAGTGGGCGAGAAAGAGCCGAAGACGCACTTCGTCGACTAA
- a CDS encoding DUF1905 domain-containing protein, producing MDTTFCAEVFEWRGPAPFYWLLLPEDAADYVRAQAAAATYGWGAIPVCVRIGTTEWETSLLPRSGGYALPLRKDVRLKERIDDGARVAVGMSVATRGGRAATAPGNTKPA from the coding sequence GTGGACACAACATTTTGCGCCGAGGTGTTCGAGTGGCGCGGGCCGGCGCCGTTCTACTGGCTGTTGCTGCCTGAAGACGCGGCTGACTACGTCCGTGCCCAAGCTGCGGCAGCCACCTATGGGTGGGGCGCCATTCCTGTCTGTGTCCGGATCGGGACCACCGAGTGGGAGACTTCGCTGCTTCCGCGCAGCGGCGGGTATGCCCTGCCGCTGCGGAAGGACGTTCGGCTCAAGGAACGCATAGACGACGGCGCCAGGGTGGCGGTTGGAATGAGCGTGGCTACCCGCGGAGGCCGGGCCGCCACCGCCCCCGGCAACACGAAACCTGCTTGA
- a CDS encoding DUF808 domain-containing protein: MSGGLVALLDDVAALARIAAASVDDIAAGAAKAGAKAAGVVIDDAAVTPQYVSGADPSRELPMIKRIFWGSLRNKLLIILPALLLISAFIPAVIPFILMLGGTYLCYEGAEKVWHKFFGHHEAKEAPAVERGPDAESKVVKGAITTDFILSCEIMVISMNEVADASIWVRAVILVVVAIAITVLVYGAVGLIVKMDDIGLHLTKKESAGSKRFGALLVKGMPAVLAAITFIGTIAMLWVGGHIMLVGVSDLGWHAPYDLVHALEHPVAGLAVVGGLLGWLVNTLCSAVIGLAWGLIVMAVLHPLMKVLPFGKKKDGHETGDTRAAIAGHRPEKPDTDAG, from the coding sequence GTGAGCGGGGGACTCGTCGCCCTGCTGGACGACGTCGCCGCCCTGGCACGCATCGCCGCCGCCTCGGTCGACGACATCGCTGCCGGAGCCGCGAAGGCGGGAGCCAAAGCTGCCGGCGTCGTGATTGACGATGCCGCCGTGACACCGCAGTACGTGTCCGGTGCCGACCCGTCCCGTGAACTGCCCATGATCAAGCGCATCTTCTGGGGCTCGCTCCGGAACAAGCTGTTGATCATCCTGCCCGCCCTGCTGCTCATCAGCGCCTTCATTCCCGCCGTGATCCCGTTCATCCTCATGCTGGGCGGCACGTACCTCTGCTACGAGGGTGCCGAAAAGGTCTGGCACAAGTTCTTCGGCCATCACGAGGCCAAAGAGGCGCCGGCGGTGGAGCGGGGTCCCGACGCGGAGTCCAAGGTGGTCAAGGGTGCCATCACCACCGACTTCATCCTGTCCTGCGAGATCATGGTCATTTCCATGAATGAGGTAGCAGACGCCTCCATCTGGGTGCGCGCGGTAATCCTGGTGGTCGTGGCCATCGCGATCACTGTGCTCGTCTACGGGGCCGTTGGACTGATCGTCAAGATGGACGACATCGGCCTGCATCTGACCAAAAAGGAGTCCGCCGGTTCCAAACGCTTCGGCGCCCTGCTGGTGAAGGGAATGCCTGCCGTGCTGGCTGCCATCACCTTCATTGGCACGATCGCCATGCTCTGGGTCGGCGGACACATCATGCTGGTGGGGGTCTCCGACCTCGGATGGCATGCCCCGTATGACCTGGTCCACGCCCTGGAGCATCCCGTCGCCGGGCTCGCGGTTGTGGGCGGCCTCCTGGGCTGGCTCGTGAACACGCTCTGCTCAGCTGTCATCGGACTGGCCTGGGGCCTGATTGTCATGGCTGTCCTGCACCCCCTGATGAAGGTGCTCCCGTTCGGCAAGAAGAAGGACGGGCACGAAACCGGTGACACCCGGGCGGCGATCGCCGGGCACCGGCCAGAGAAACCGGACACCGACGCCGGCTAG